In Miscanthus floridulus cultivar M001 chromosome 8, ASM1932011v1, whole genome shotgun sequence, the sequence gattttctttgcagaaatcttgaaattgccacctagccatgattccgtgagagaaagcttcaattacttctcgttcgatgatgtcatgcacttgagcccgtaattcgccgaatcgtcgatagtaatttctaagactttcgcctcccttttgcttgagtcctttcagttctgcatgagtgattgggtgtgtaatgattcctgcaaaattttcacaaaaagctctttgcaagtcctcccaatttctgatagaccCTGGATTTaacttgtcgaaccattggaggggcatagtttctagtgccatgggaaagaacaaggttttgatatcaccgtctcctctggctagttcaattgattgtgaatatattctgagccattgccttggttcggttttgccatcatacttggagtggttagacggtttgaatttgtgaggtaatcgtactgatGCCAACCTGtttgcgaaacaggggaatctgtcgtgcgttccggcttctttgaattcggattcggctccttcttctggccaagtgttgttttgatgggaataagtctgcgaggctgtctgggtaggcaccctactcctggtctttcttggttgttcaaattggtggccttgattatgttccttcctactttctccgttatggcttccacctggcccaagtctttcaaaagcggacttcctttgattttgatcttcttgcctgtgggttgttgatctggcgggtagtcttgatcgggctctctcttcatgcgttcttgggatcgtcgaccggagcaagtcctggagctgttcatacttctctctgtgatgtgaagttgccctaagttcttctaatgcttctcgaatcttatcgtaaggcgtattcaccgtgcgtctttctttgacttcttgttgtgattttcttttgtcgtatttagccaaatctgactcgtatctgatccaggcttccctgcgctgcctagcgcggttttggcgcccttgcttcaacttgtttttcctttctctagcctgtttctgactctcggtttctccatcgtagccctaggcaaagggtgatatgttggattctgattcatctgacgACCTGACATCAGGTGCTTCTGGGGgttttaatggtgaccgaggacgtcgaaccatgagtacttcccgtgcgtgagccatcctgttattggtgttagttttcatagaGTTGCTGATGATTtcagtagatgcctcgatgtcgcagatcgagtctccttcttggtaaggtagaatagctgttgttgttgtgccaactagttgggttccgctatcttcaggaatggaacctggccagtggatgatacagtcttgcgatgttatcgttagcacgagaccctcctgggctcctgtcagtggtatcccaagcattggattgaaagacctttcgatctgtccctgataggattttgtcatgttgtcgagcccaaatggaaaagaactcgactttttgaaagaactctgagagtaatccgagttgttttgggttgtgctctggaatcctgccaaaaaagaactcggtttcttgaaagcactcgaataAGGCTTCATCTTGGAcacggagcttgaattcgagtcggatgcgcgtagccgtgaaatcttattcgaatcggatattatgagctgcgcgaatcttctggtgagctgatccgtcgtaattgtcgaaataggaaattcttcatgatgatctggatctttgaggagatggctttgaagcctgccgtagttgtccgcctcgcagatccatgagccgaagatgaaagttgatcccgtcgggaagatcatgttatcgaggtccatcgagctctcggatgcaaagtcaccgaaaaaCCCCTACCTGgtacgccagctgtcgatgttttaccaccgatagcctgccacgggggtacccggggcagtatgttcgggcttcggcgtatgctgaactcgatggttaacgcaagagacagtcaatttatcctggttcaggccctcgatcgtggatcgagtaataaccttatgtccaatcggcgttagcctttgcgttggattgattgtgatatgttgtgttgtaccgTCGTCCTCCCgcctaggagccctgccctcctttatatagtcaggaggccagagtcctagttggtttacaatgagagttctctagtaggattactgaatagtactactactaggattacaagggaagaatcctagttagactagatcttctctctcctttgtggggtatcctgtgggtcccgtatcgacaattgGAGCACGATGAGCGACATGGGCGAGTCACGAGAGGAGCGCGGCGATGAAGTCGGGCACTGGGCCATGGAGCCGGTTCAGGAACAGGTTGAGCAGCCTGAGCGAGGTGAGCGACGCCAGCGAGCGAGGGACCTCGCCCGTGAGCATGTTGTTGGAGAGGTCCAGCGCGGTGAGCGACGTGAGGTTGCCGAGCTCCGGCGGGATGGGCTGGGAGAGCTGGTTCATGTGGAGGAACAGCGTGTCGAGCGATGCGAGCGCGCCGAGCTACGCGGGTTCCCGCCCCGTGAGGCCGTAGTTAAAGACGTCCAGCACGGTGAGGTTGCGCAGCGCGCTGAGCGCCGGCGGGATGCCGCCGTCGAACATGTTGTAGTACCACCAGGTAGAGCTCCCGGAGCGTGGTGAGGTTGCCGAGCTCCGGCGGGATGCGCCCTGCAGGTTGTTGCCGTTGAGGGACAGGTACTCCACCACGGGCATCGCGCCGTATGCCGCCGAGATCTCGCCCGTGAAGTAGTTGCCGCCGAGGTCCAGGTACCGGAGCCTCGGCAGTCCCGCGACGCCAAGCGGGAGCGGGGACGAGAAGTTGTTGTTGTAGGCGTCCAGCACCTCGAGCACGGGAAGCGACGCCAAGTCCCAGCCGCCGTCGAGGTCGAGCCCGCCGCTCAGTTGGTTCCCGGACACGTTGACGTGGCGCAGCGCCGGGAGCGGCGACGCGATGGCGACGGCGCCCACGATGCCGTTCCCGGCCAGCGAGAGGCTCTCGAGAGCGCCGAGCCCCGTCACGTGGACCGAGACGGGCGCCGCGCCGCTGGCGGACACGTTCATGTTGGCGATGTCGACGGCGACCACACGCCCGGCCGCGCTGCACCGGATGCCCGTCCAGGCGCACACCGACAAGATCGTCACCAGCGGCCGGTCGATGTTCGGCGACCACGTCAGAAGATAAAAAAAGGCAGGGGTTTTCTGCAAATGTACTTtggatttaaggttaaataaatagttATGGACCTGTATCGaattattttaaaagtttatgaaCCCAAAAACCcactttcaaagttgatggacctaagtgaaCCACCATGCATTTAACTCTATTTATATTTTGGTCGTGCACTACAGTTTTGACTTAACCGTTCAGACACCATCATCCTTCAATTTTCAATCCATTCGGCTCGTGCAAACAGACTACGTGGACCAATCTGATCACTAACGAATTAACCGATTGCTATTAACAAATGGGGCATCACTTGGTTCACTGGCCATCCCCTAACCAGACTTGCTGGAGCCAATTTCAGTCCGTTTAGTTGGCTGAATATACCTCCTAGCCAGACTCTAGCAAGTCACTCGGGTGTCTTGGCTGGCTAAAAAAAACATAGGAGTCGGGCGTTTTTCTAGAGCCAGGCCCGAGCCAGCCCAGTGTTGGTTCTCCTCACCACCCCGCCCCTCACCTACCGGCCGACAACACGGCACGCAAAGGAGGACGAATCATGGCGGCAGCCTCCTTGGCCACGCCCCGCTCCTCGGCCTGGGGACATTATGCATAATtgctccgttcgctggtctgaaacttggctgaaattggctgaaaaatactgttccagctgaattgttgtgagagaaaaatattgttccggctaaaaaaaaagtcgaacaagccgaatatgggataaACCGAACATGGCCATATGTCTTTAAGTTTGTACAGCATTGCATCGATCTCTTGACATTATGCAGTCATTATGCCGTTCTCGGAGGTCACAGGAGCAAGGTTTTTACTTTGTGAGTGAAAACATGGTGTAGAATTACTGAGTGAACTGAATTGCAAAACAAGGAACGTGACTTGTTGGATGAAATGCCTCAAACGGATAACCTTACCAATTCGCAGAAGAGATGACTGTATAAAAAACAAACCAGATAACCAAACACACTCTGAGACTAGTCAGACCTACGTAGTAGAAAGCATAGACAACCAAAAAGCCAGAAAATTGGCTTGGTGGGAGCACGCGGCTAAGCCAGGCTCCGTTCACTGatctgaattttggctgaaactgactgaaaacactgttctggctgaattattgtgagagaaaaacactgttctaattAAAGTCGAAATATGGGCAAGCCGAACGGTAACCAGCTAACAAAACGCGCCTGGGGGAAAACAGAGCAGGGCCCGCTGTTACATTCTTGATTCTTGCGTCGCATCATCAGCTGTTCATTAACCGGGAGGGACCGCCAAACGCATCACAGGCGCCCGCCCGTGCACGCCGAGTTGCCGACATGCATGCTGGCGAGCGTACACATGCCCTTGGCGCAGCACGCTCGGGTGCATGATTAATCGGAGAAAAGGAGACGTGCGACCTGCCGAGATCGAGCCATATGCTCGATTGGTCACACACGACGAGACCCCGAGCGGCCGGGCGCCGGTCGGTGCCGCCGTGCCGGTGCACTGGCTCCAGCTGCTCCACTAAAGAAAAGGTGGCAGCGGCAGTGGCAGAAACAGTGGCTAGCAGGCGGAATCAGTGGTCACCCGTCAGTCCGTCGCCGTCAATATCGTTTGCCTTTGAGCCTggccttgtctatattgtaagttttttcactctttctatcacatcaaatctttggacatatatatatgtagtattaaatgtagataaaaaaataactaattatataatttgattataaattacgagacgaatcttttaagcctagttaggtcatgattggacaataattatcaaatataaacgaaaatgctacagtgttaaatactgattcctaaccccatctaaacaaggcgctgttctgctggctgctgctgccgGCTGACAACTTACTGTAGCCGACACCTAGGCCAGCCTAGATCTCGGACTGTAGCACACGCACAGTGTCGGAGTATCAGCCGGGTAGGCGAGAAAAGGGAAGCGGTATACGACAAAAAATCGAAGTCACTGGTGGGATAACGAATCGTGGATAGTTGAATCCGAATCAGAAATCAGAAAGTTTTGATCCATCAAGTCAGTTTGTGCGTATCTCAGCAGTTAGCCTGATACATTGGTCATCAAAGTAATTAGGAGTCACACGATCGCGAAAAAGTTACGAGTGTTGCATGAATGAGtctcagcccttgtttagttggaccccaaatccaaaaagttgctacagtacttgtcacatcgaatgtttgtggccgtgcatggagcattaaatgtagacgaaaagaaaaactaattgcatagtttggtgggaaattgcgagacgaacgttttaagcctaattagtcaatgtttggacactatttgccaaataaaaacgaaggtactACAGTAGCCCtgaaatccaaatttcgcgaactaaaccagGGCTCATACATTGTTTGGATCTTGGACGGTTGGACCCGAGTGACCTTAATTCGGAAAAAGTCTTCCTTAAACTAATGTCGTACTCTAATTTTGTCTTCTCAAAATCTAAAACCAAACATCTTACCGTTTGATTTGGATTCTCAAAACCCCTCAAATTATCTTTCTTTGGAGTAGGTTTGAAGGCAGTTTTGTTCTTTTTTAGTTAAAAACTTTGGTAAGTGATAAGAATTTAAAGCACAAAAAATGTCTCTAAGATTTAAAAATTCAGAAAAAATCTAGAGATAGAATGGGTTACGATAAATCCAAATAAAAACATCTAAATCTcataaaaacatattttgaaacTTCAAAAACTAAGCTCTAGGAAAACAGGAAAGTTTCTAGAAAACTCTCAATTTTTTTAATTGATGTATATGTATAAACATGTTTTAAAACTTTGCTCgacaaaaatatgaaatacaCATACATTAATATTGAATGCATAGTTTTTTTGCGAATATGCATCAGTGCTGGTTGCGTATTATGTTTTTTATTGCTAAAGTTTTTAAAACACGTTTAAATGTCAATTagaatgttatatatatatatatatatatatatatatatatatatatatttgttattttttcatttttctagagttaaatattttttttgaagcATCTCGAGATATTTTCATGAGCTCTAAAAATATATTTGATTTCGTGTTCCAAACTTTTTCTAAGATTTTGGTTGAATTTTTTAGAGATATTTTTTGTGTTTTAAAGATCTTGTCAAGTATTTATTGAATTTCTTCAATAAAAAGACAAACAACCTTCAAAACCACTCCAAATCAGGAAAGAAAAGTAATTTAAATGGTCTTGACAGTAAGATGTGTTTTAGAGTTCAAGGAGAAAAATCATAATACGATGACAGTCCAAATAGGTGGGATAGATTTTTCCCACCTAATTTCAGCTTCATGTCAAGGACGAACAGATCATGCACCTTCATGATAATGGGCTGGGTGGACCTCAGCTTCATGTCAAGGCCGAACAGATCATGCACCTTCATGTAAATGGGTTGTATTTTTTTTAGGGGAATGTAAATGGGTTGGGTGGACCTCATATCTTAAGCCCATTTACAACAAGGCACGAAATTGATGAGAATATAGGCCTTATTTGAATCTCATGTTGGGTTGTTATGCTCGGACACTTTTTTGGGCTGGGTAATGCTGGCTTTCACGAATTTCTTTTTGCATAAGCTTTAGACAACCTGATTTTGTTTTTTCTTGTAAATAAATGACATGGGAACACATTAGCAATGCAGAAATGGCGACATGCAAAATCAACTGAACACTTTCTTCTAAGAATTAAGCAGTACACCTTTGCTTTTTTAGCTAATTTCTTTGTCAAATTGAGCAGAAGAAATGCCTAACTCAGTGATAAAATATCATCTTTTTTATTTGTTTCGAAATATACAATATTTCCATGCGCTGCAGCTCTATTGCAAACAGTGAGACATTTGCATTAGTAATActgtaataaaaataaacaaataaataaaCGGGAGCACATCAAAATAGCACATAGCGAAAAGCCCCTACAAAACCCTACCTCATCCCATCGCTCGCATCTCACGGGGAAGACTAGTATGCTCGCCGCCGCCTGTAGGCTGTCGCAGCGAGCCGTCACGTCTCCTCTCCTAGGCATCGCGCGATCCCAAATCCGAAACCCTTTCTCCACCATGGCGTCTCTCTCGCCGGCAGCCGCCTCGCCGAAGAGGCTGAGGGTCTACtcgtccgccgccgccgacggcgacggcgcggggAGCGGCAAGCGCGTGGGGACCCACAACGGCAGCTTCCACTGCGATGAGGCGCTTGGCTGCTTCCTCATCCGCCTCACCTCCCAGTTCGCCGGCGCCGACGTCGTCCGCACCCGCGACTCCCAGGTCACTTTCTCGCGGCTACCGGCTCGATTATCCTAGCATTCTTGCGTGCTCCCCCCCAGTTtcatgttttttaaaaaaaaataacttcTCGAATGACTTTGGGGCGGTGACAGTGAGTGTTGGCTGGTTCTGAGGTCTGTATGCGAGCATTCATAGACTTTACACGTTGAGTGGACTATCCACACGTCCCTAGATGCGAATTTATGTTGCTGAATGGTGTTGATATCTCCAAATTTCGTAAGCTCATGTGCAAAAATACCGTCAGAATAATCGATAAGGATGTTTTTTCCCTCTCCCTAACACATCAGCTGTACCCATGCACTTGCTTAGGTGTTGATTGGTTTGAGGAATGGGGATCTTCTCACTTGTCACTTTTTTGTGCGGTTTGAGGAATGGATGGGTTGATCTATCACCACTTCATcctcacaagctaataattagtcCTCATAAGCTAATAATTAGTCGAGGCATGAGTTATGTATTGATTCCACCAAAATCCATTCCttgaaccaaacaccccccttAGATTTCATACCGCTATATTACAAGGTCTGAATTGAAACCTTAGAAATTTAGTGAATGTGTGTACTTCGTCCTGTCACCTGGGACATAAATTCAACCTGTCTATTTTGCTAAATGGGTCGATTGGTTTAATACACTGTTGAATTGCCTTTGCACACATGGTAAATAATCCATTTGTTCATTACCTAAAGTCTATTGTTGGTATATAAGTGCAATAATAGGGCTGCATCCTGCAACTGCACTCATGTGTTTGCCTCCATTTCTTGAAGTTCGATATAGATCCTTGATACATTGGATGCTGTTCTTGATGTTGGGGGTGTCTATGATCCCAGTCGGCATCGCTATGATCATCACCAGAAGGGCTTCAGTGAGGTTTTTGGACATGGATTCAACACAAAACTTAGCAGTGCTGGACTTGTCTACAAGGTACTTCCCATGGACAATGCTAATTTTGAATTTCTTTCTACAAAGTTCCATTGCCCTCAGCAATAACACTTGCATATAATCCCCCGAGAAGTAAGATTTTGTTATGAAGTTAAGTAACATCTGCTGTTGGGTTTTCAACTGCACCACATCACCTGGTGGATCCTTGACGGGACGCACAGCTTTTATTTTGTATGCACAGCATTGCCTTGATGTTCTAAGTTATTGAGGCTTACAAGTTGCACATTGGAGATTGTTATTAGTATTCTTGTAGTTGTTTTATCTTCATTTCTGACAGAAATGGAATGCTTATAGTTGAAACTTGCTCTAATTTTGCAGCATTTTGGTAAGGAGATAATTGCAAAGGAGCTTGGGGTTAATGAAGATCATGAAGATGTTCACCGTTTGTATCTCTCAATATATAAAAGCTTTGTTGAGGTGTGAATCTGATTACTTGACAGTGTAGTTTTTTTGGGTGTATCATGAGTAAACGTCTACGCTAATCCTTGTTCTGTCTTTTTAATTTGTTTTAATAAAAAATTGGTGACTGTCATCAACCCCAAGCTTTTATCTGACATTGGCTACTGGGAAATTTTATGGTAGCATCCATTTGCTTATTGAGGCTTTAGATTATGTTTTCTCCCACCTTCTGCATTCATTCTTTTGGTTGGATCTTATGAATGGAAGAAATACCAGCAGATATTCTTTCTCATTGTTGGGAAATTGTGGGCTTAGTAATTAATTTTTGATGGATTCAATGTAAAACACGCATCATCTGTTTATGCACATATGTCTATTGAAGTCCCACTTAGAATAAACTTTTTTAGCTTATTCAGGTGACGAGATTTATCGACTTCTTCAGTCCAAAAGGAAGTGTTAATGAACCAATTATACAATTCATTAGTTGTCTTCTTCGATTACCACTTTAACTAGCTTCAATCCCTCGACCATCTTTTGACATCAATCTTGTTTGAGACACATCTAGTACTGTTTTTCTCTTCCATGTTTATGAGTTCTTTTAATTTTTGTTCGATGTGCTAAAGTACCCAATACCTTGGTCATGTTACAGGCACTTGATGCGATTGACAACGGAATCAATCAATATGACACAGATCAACCACCAAAGTATGTGAACAGTACACACTTGTCTTCACGCGTTGGGCGCCTTAATCCGGACTGGACTGATCCAGACCAGTCACCTGAGAAGGAGAATGCAGCATTTGAACAGGCAATGATACTAGCTGGAAGTGAATTTATGGAGGTATTTGACATTTTTGACTCATGCCTTAGTGCCATATTGTGTTAAGTTCATTCACTGCATAGGAATTAGTAGATTATGTGTTTTCTCTCGCTCCACTTCTTATATGATAATATTATCTGTCTGGTTATGTCCATCTGAGTGGCTTAGTAGATTATGTGGTATGTTTGCTATCACTCCTTTTTTTATATGACAATAGTATCTGTCTTGGTTGACTGTGTGTTTGCTATCGCTCCTCttttgttatgacaatattatcTATCTTCATTGCCAGAGTGTTCGCTTCCATGTTAAATCATGGTTACCGGCAAGGTCTATTGTCCTGGAGTGTTTGTTATCAAGAGGAAATATTGACCCAAGTGGAGAAATCATGGTTTTGGATAGATTCTGCCCGGTAAAGTCTTGACCTTTTTGTGTTATATCAAAATGAATCTCACCAATGTTCACAACTCAATTTTTCGGCTTGGTTTCTAAATTTAAAGGAAGCCATGAATGTTATGCTTGTCTGGTTGttttattttaccatctttcatgtgCATGATATTTTGTGATGTCGACCTGAGATCATGTGCTCTTGTGTTGTAAAAATAGACATTTGAAAATCGTTGCACCCCCTAAAAGGGAAAATACATGGTTTGTGCTTTAGGTACCATCTTCAAACTTGGGctgacctatgtttggtgattgtAACAAGCTATTTAATTTAGTCATTATATCTTTGAACTTGCTTATCAAAGTGCTTTGATTGACTGCCATATCGAACATGTAAGCTGACCATTTATCCTACAACAACAGTGGAAACTTCATCTATTTGAGCTTGAAGAGGAGCTGAAGACTGATCCTTTGACCAAGTATGTGCTGTATCAGGTAAGAGTCTTCCCTTCTTAGACTACAATTCAACATGAATTTCATGATGCTTCTTAGTTCTCATGCTATTGAAAGACAAACATGATGCAATTTGTAGCAGTCTATGCTGTAACCCTGAAATGATTTGTTTCTCGGCCACTAAAGGAAAGCAGGCTTTTGTATACTTACTTTTTTACTGGTTCCTGACCGTTCAAGTGTATACTCGTTTCTATTGGTAGCGGACTACTCTTATTTAAGTGTACATTTTTTTTTTACTTGTTGCTGAATTCCCCAACATTTTGTATTCTCTGATCTAATAGCTCCATATTCAAT encodes:
- the LOC136470014 gene encoding leucine-rich repeat receptor-like kinase protein FLORAL ORGAN NUMBER1, translating into MNVSASGAAPVSVHVTGLGALESLSLAGNGIVGAVAIASPLPALRHVNVSGNQLSGGLDLDGGWDLASLPVLEVLDAYNNNFSSPLPLGVAGLPRLRYLDLGGNYFTGEISAAYGAMPVVEYLSLNGNNLQGASRRSSATSPRSGSSTWWYYNMFDGGIPPALSALRNLTVLDVFNYGLTGREPA
- the LOC136477371 gene encoding uncharacterized protein — its product is MLAAACRLSQRAVTSPLLGIARSQIRNPFSTMASLSPAAASPKRLRVYSSAAADGDGAGSGKRVGTHNGSFHCDEALGCFLIRLTSQFAGADVVRTRDSQILDTLDAVLDVGGVYDPSRHRYDHHQKGFSEVFGHGFNTKLSSAGLVYKHFGKEIIAKELGVNEDHEDVHRLYLSIYKSFVEALDAIDNGINQYDTDQPPKYVNSTHLSSRVGRLNPDWTDPDQSPEKENAAFEQAMILAGSEFMESVRFHVKSWLPARSIVLECLLSRGNIDPSGEIMVLDRFCPWKLHLFELEEELKTDPLTKYVLYQDERSKSWRVQAVGVAPDRFESRKALPEKWRGMRDDGLSAETGIPGCVFVHMSGFIGGNKTYEGALEMARAALKC